A window from Longimicrobiaceae bacterium encodes these proteins:
- a CDS encoding LytTR family DNA-binding domain-containing protein, translating to MKVTAFVADDEPVARAGLRAMLRELDWVDVVGEAADGESAVTRIHELRPELVFLDVQMPGLLGTDVLRRLERAPFVIFTTAFSEHAVSAFELGAVDYLLKPFGPSRLAAAMERVRSALGEPAPVDAFERLSGALAGGPISRLFVRVGGTLVPLPVERVSWFEASGDYVTAHAGNTGHLLHLSLSRLEARLDPRRFVRVHRTHIVNLDQVRAFRRDARGNLEAELLDGARVPVSRARAQELRRLGR from the coding sequence GTGAAGGTCACGGCCTTCGTCGCCGACGACGAGCCGGTCGCGCGCGCGGGGCTGCGCGCCATGCTCCGTGAGCTCGACTGGGTGGACGTCGTCGGGGAGGCGGCCGACGGGGAGTCCGCGGTCACGCGGATTCACGAGCTGCGGCCGGAGCTCGTCTTCCTGGACGTGCAGATGCCGGGACTGCTGGGCACGGACGTGCTGCGCCGGCTGGAGCGGGCGCCGTTCGTCATCTTCACCACGGCCTTCTCCGAGCACGCGGTGAGCGCCTTCGAGCTCGGCGCGGTGGACTACCTGCTGAAGCCGTTCGGCCCTTCGCGGCTCGCCGCCGCGATGGAGCGCGTGCGCTCCGCGCTCGGCGAGCCCGCGCCGGTCGACGCCTTCGAGCGGTTGAGCGGTGCGCTCGCGGGCGGGCCCATCAGCCGGCTCTTCGTGAGGGTCGGCGGGACGCTCGTTCCCCTCCCGGTCGAGCGCGTGTCGTGGTTCGAGGCCAGCGGCGACTACGTGACCGCCCACGCGGGGAACACCGGGCACCTGCTCCATCTCTCGCTGAGCCGCCTGGAGGCCCGTCTCGACCCCCGGCGCTTCGTGCGGGTGCATCGCACGCACATCGTGAACCTCGACCAGGTGCGCGCGTTCAGGCGCGACGCCCGCGGGAACCTGGAGGCGGAGCTGCTCGACGGCGCGCGCGTGCCGGTGAGCCGCGCGCGCGCGCAGGAGCTCAGGAGGCTCGGACGGTAG